One stretch of Heptranchias perlo isolate sHepPer1 chromosome 29, sHepPer1.hap1, whole genome shotgun sequence DNA includes these proteins:
- the LOC137299783 gene encoding C2 calcium-dependent domain-containing protein 4C-like — translation MWLFDKIRGSVENNMNRARDSSGRDKQPKVSLFSNVLTPDKIPDFFIPPKFPNSSSEGPPAESTENRQKMPGLKPSASEQILIARKPHGSPRLKSKTSCDNSSNLLKVANRHIIQIESADETNSDDLNEASCNTNYDPRSQNAMSLPYIPLTQTSYGFSTLMESPHTRRKESLFHVDHGSPVTSPNSQRKRSSSYKSNGETQHLNPPEFSLSLASTCRYFSGGDSDTASSAESSPFNSPLLSRSVSGASLLKMFSHENLAKHCKPLQSFTRNSSLSTDDCSSTDASPNISRRIRCLTPPAGGPPAPQGVLPLSLLHCQDRVLKEHTIRLNKGGAIRLSAEYDCTSARLRIRIITAENLYDKTLDNKSINCCVILYLTPGKIQKQRSTIIKNSRNPIFNEDFFFDGLPLDEFKRAALKLKVVNKASTLKRDAVLGEKELKLSLLLPFF, via the coding sequence ATGTGGCTCTTCGATAAGATTCGAGGCTCCGTTGAAAACAACATGAATCGCGCCCGTGACTCTAGTGGGAGAGACAAGCAGCCCAAGGTCTCCCTGTTCAGCAACGTGCTGACCCCGGATAAAATCCCCGACTTTTTCATCCCTCCAAAGTTTCCAAACAGCTCGTCCGAAGGACCGCCCGCCGAAAGCACCGAAAACCGGCAGAAGATGCCAGGTTTGAAGCCTTCAGCATCTGAACAGATTCTCATCGCCCGGAAGCCCCATGGCAGCCCCCGGTTGAAGAGCAAAACCTCGTGTGATAATAGCAGCAATCTCCTAAAGGTCGCCAACCGCCACATCATTCAGATCGAGAGTGCAGATGAAACAAATTCTGATGATTTGAATGAGGCTAGCTGTAATACCAATTACGACCCTCGGTCACAGAATGCTATGTCTCTTCCTTACATCCCATTAACTCAGACTTCCTATGGTTTTTCCACTTTGATGGAAAGCCCTCACACCAGACGTAAGGAGTCACTTTTCCATGTTGATCATGGGAGTCCTGTGACCTCACCTAACTCCCAAAGAAAACGGTCATCCAGCTACAAGAGCAATGGAGAAACCCAACACCTCAACCCACCAGAATTTAGTCTGTCGCTGGCAAGTACCTGTAGATACTTCAGTGGCGGGGACAGTGATACCGCCTCTTCTGCCGAATCCTCTCCTTTCAATTCGCCTCTTCTTTCCCGTTCGGTCTCAGGAGCATCCCTCCTCAAGATGTTCAGCCATGAAAATCTGGCCAAACATtgcaaaccgctgcagtccttcacCCGGAACAGCTCCTTGTCCACGGATGATTGCAGCTCGACAGATGCCAGTCCAAATATCTCTAGACGGATCAGGTGCCTGACTCCTCCTGCTGGTGGTCCTCCTGCCCCACAAGGGGTTCTTCCTCTGAGTTTACTCCATTGTCAAGACCGAGTACTCAAAGAACACACTATCCGTCTTAATAAAGGGGGTGCTATTAGGCTATCTGCTGAATATGATTGCACTAGTGCCCGCCTTCGAATCCGTATAATCACCGCTGAAAATCTTTATGACAAGACATTGGACAATAAAAGCATCAACTGTTGTGTGATTTTATACCTGACTCCTGGAAAAATCCAGAAACAGCGAAGCACCATCATCAAGAACAGCAGAAATCCCATTTtcaatgaagatttttttttcgaTGGACTCCCTCTTGATGAGTTTAAGAGGGCAGCTCTGAAGCTAAAGGTGGTAAATAAAGCCTCCACCCTCAAGCGTGACGCTGTACTTGGTGAGAAAGAACTGAAATTGTCCTTATTATTACCTTTCTTCTGA